The sequence TTTCTGAAATACCTTCTGGGCTCAGCTATCATTATTTCAACCTCTGCAACCTTACGATCATCCACATCATTCATGTAAATATTCACATCACCCGTCATCGCTGCACAAAAGCTCCGGTTACTTATATACAATGACTCAACTTGAAAAAGATatacagagaagaaacacaagagaaCATCCAAGCTCATCTAAATAGACTTCTTTTTTAACAACCTATTCACCAATGATCTAAACCACTAACAAAGAAGCAGTCTTGTAGATATGTTCTCATTTCCAGAGACTATGCACACTTTGTGGTAAAGAACAGCAGCTAGATGGAGTGATGCATTGTCACAGTAGCTAGATAGAAGATGCCATGCTAAAGTAATATCCTTTTACTCAGGACACAAACCTTCTATGTGCGGTTCGCCATTAGCCAAGTCTCCCTTTATGAAATCCTTGTCCAATACAATGAAAGTCCTCTCTGAAACCAACaacagaagaacaagaaaatcaaacatttttcaaaagaaGACGGACCTAAGCAAATATATAAGATCCTCAACCTCAAAAGACACTATATAGCTAGTATCCACGAACTTGGAGGATTGGAGTAATCAATTTCACCAAACAATAATAAAGatcaacaaactcaaaacagagACAATCAAAATTGAGATTCTACGGTAgtctaaaaaccaaaaccctaaaaccctaatcgagTAAAGCTGAAACTGATCAAATCAAGATAAAGAAGATGGAAGATTTAAGAGATTTATGAAacgggtttagagtttttttttttaattactattagGATCTTGGGTCCAAGAAAGCTGCATCTCATACTCCTGCTCAAGACTCAACGGTTCAGATCCCGTAGCTTCAAGAAGCGCCGAGTCTTGCATCCAGGTATGGTAGTTTGGAACATGTTCCGCCATGTACGCAACCAAAACCACTCTCTtcccttccaaagtcaccttcATCGCCATCGACTGCCAGTCACCTCCCTTCTCCTCCTTTTCTTTAGAGCGAATCAAAAATGACTAAAATGTCGTCGTTTTGGATTCTTTTATCCACGTCAGATTTTATCATTAATTTATAtcataaatatcataaaaaGATGTCCAACCATATTACACAACCAACCAACTGTGTCTTGTAGTGTTGTGGGTGAGTGATGATGAGTTTGTTTCACTTAGCTTCAAAGCAAAGGCTTAcatgaaaaaaatcataatttcaaacataaaatacaaaaaaggcgTCATTGATGTTTCTGGTAGTAATCATATATTTCTTAAGTTTCACTACTCATATAAAGAAGTCCTAAAAATAAACATAGATGATCAAACAATGGCGACTTCGATTCTAACATTCTTGCTTCTTCTAGCAACAAAGCTTCCTGAAACACTCGCCGGTCACTGCACCACCACGACGGCGACAAAAACTTTCGAGAAATGTATCTCTCTTCCGACGCAACAAGCTTCAATAGCGTGGACGTACCATCCACACAACGCTACTCTCGACCTTTGTTTCTTTGGAACTTTCATCTCACCTTCCGGGTGGGTTGGGTGGGGGATTAATCCGGATTCTCCGGCTCAGATGACAGGCTCTCGGGTCCTCATCGCCTTCCCCGATCCGAACTCCGGCCAGCTTATTCTCCTTCCTTACGTTCTTGACTCCTCCGTCAAGCTCCAGAAGTCTCCTCTGCTTTCTAGTCCGCTTGATCACCTCcgtctctcttcctcctctgcttcCCTCTACGGTGGTAAAATGGCCACCATCAGAAATGGCGCTTCCGTTCAGATTTATGCCNNNNNNNNNNNNNNNNNNNNNNNNNNNNNNNNNNNNNNNNNNNNNNNNNNNNNNNNNNNNNNNNNNNNNNNNNNNNNNNNNNNNNNNNNNNNNNNNNNNNNNNNNNNNNNNNNNNNNNNNNNNNNNNNNNNNNNNNNNNNNNNNNNNNNNNNNNNNNNNNNNNNNNNNNNNNNNNNNNNNNNNNNNNNNNNNNNNNNNNNNNNNNNNNNNNNNNNNNNNNNNNNNNNNNNNNNNNNNNNNNNNNNNNNNNNNNNNNNNNNNNNNNNNNNNNNNNNNNNNNNNNNNNNNNNNNNNNNNNNNNNNNNNNNNNNNNNNNNNNNNNNNNNNNNNNNNNNNNNNNNNNNNNNNNNNNNNNNNNNNNNNNNNNNNNNNNNNNNNNNNNNNNNNNNNNNNNNNNNNNNNNNNNNNNNNNNNNNNNNNNNNNNNNNNNNNNNNNNNNNNNNNNNNNNNNNNNNNNNNNNNNNNNNNNNNNNNNNNNNNNNNNNNNNNNNNNNNNNNNNNNNNNNNNNNNNNNNNNNNNNNNNNNNNNNNNNNNNNNNNNNNNNNNNNNNNNNNNNNNNNNNNNNNNNNNNNNNNNNNNNNNNNNNNNNNNNNNNNNNNNNNNNNNNNNNNNNNNNNNNNNNNNNNNNNNNNNNNNNNNNNNNNNNNNNNNNNNNNNNNNNNNNNNNNNNNNNNNNNNNNNNNNNNNNNNNNNNNNNNNNNNNNNNNNNNNNNNNNNNNNNNNNNNNNNNNNNNNNNNNNNNNNNNNNNNNNNNNNNNNNNNNNNNNNNNNNNNNNNNNNNNNNNNNNNNNNNNNNNNNNNNNNNNNNNNNNNNNNNNNNNNNNNNNNNNNNNNNNNNGCCAGCTTATTCTCCTTCCTTACGTTCTTGACTCCTCCGTCAAGCTCCAGAAGTCTCCTCTGCTTTCTAGTCCGCTTGATCACCTCcgtctctcttcctcctctgcttcCCTCTACGGTGGTAAAATGGCCACCATCAGAAATGGCGCTTCCGTTCAGATTTATGCCTCTGTTAAGCTCTCTTCGAACAGTACCAAGATCCACCATGTTTGGAACAGAGGTCTTTATGTCCAAGGTTACTCTCCTACTATTCATCCCACTACTTCCATCGATCTCTCCTCCTTCT comes from Camelina sativa cultivar DH55 chromosome 19, Cs, whole genome shotgun sequence and encodes:
- the LOC104766520 gene encoding N-acetyltransferase 9-like protein, with the translated sequence MAMKVTLEGKRVVLVAYMAEHVPNYHTWMQDSALLEATGSEPLSLEQEYEMQLSWTQDPNKRTFIVLDKDFIKGDLANGEPHIEAMTGDVNIYMNDVDDRKVAEVEIMIAEPRSRGKGLGKESVLMMMAYGVKNLEIHKFTAKIGDSNTASLSLFRKLGFEESSYSSIFKEVTLEYTVTDLRRAELLKLLDEVITHTSSSETPSDSLLT
- the LOC104766523 gene encoding cytochrome b561 and DOMON domain-containing protein At2g04850-like isoform X2 — translated: MKKIIISNIKYKKGVIDVSGSNHIFLKFHYSYKEVLKINIDDQTMATSILTFLLLLATKLPETLAGHCTTTTATKTFEKCISLPTQQASIAWTYHPHNATLDLCFFGTFISPSGWVGWGINPDSPAQMTGSRVLIAFPDPNSGQLILLPYLILLPYVLDSSVKLQKSPLLSSPLDHLRLSSSSASLYGGKMATIRNGASVQIYASVKLSSNSTKIHHVWNRGLYVQGYSPTIHPTTSIDLSSFSTFDVTSGFATVSRNSGSRALKVTHGVLNAVAWGFLLPAGAVTARYLRQMQSIGPTWFYIHTAIQLSGFLLGTIGFSIGIVLGRNSPGVTYGLHRSLGIATFTAAALQTLALLFRPKTTNKFRRYWKSYHHFVGYACVVMGVVNVFQGFEVLREGRSYAKLGYCLCLSTLVGVCVAMEVNSWVVFCRKAKEEKMKRDGLTDDRCSSGIHS
- the LOC104766523 gene encoding cytochrome b561 and DOMON domain-containing protein At2g04850-like isoform X1, giving the protein MKKIIISNIKYKKGVIDVSGSNHIFLKFHYSYKEVLKINIDDQTMATSILTFLLLLATKLPETLAGHCTTTTATKTFEKCISLPTQQASIAWTYHPHNATLDLCFFGTFISPSGWVGWGINPDSPAQMTGSRVLIAFPDPNSGQLILLPYVLDSSVKLQKSPLLSSPLDHLRLSSSSASLYGGKMATIRNGASVQIYASVKLSSNSTKIHHVWNRGLYVQGYSPTIHPTTSIDLSSFSTFDVTSGFATVSRNSGSRALKVTHGVLNAVAWGFLLPAGAVTARYLRQMQSIGPTWFYIHTAIQLSGFLLGTIGFSIGIVLGRNSPGVTYGLHRSLGIATFTAAALQTLALLFRPKTTNKFRRYWKSYHHFVGYACVVMGVVNVFQGFEVLREGRSYAKLGYCLCLSTLVGVCVAMEVNSWVVFCRKAKEEKMKRDGLTDDRCSSGIHS